A stretch of Besnoitia besnoiti strain Bb-Ger1 chromosome III, whole genome shotgun sequence DNA encodes these proteins:
- a CDS encoding gamma-glutamyl hydrolase (encoded by transcript BESB_046550): MPRSGGSFGKASYLAGEGGLLDTCRAGSQRRGGHFLRCSRAWAPRRLASLLQLSVAALILSTCVFDRVPVVAVGGKAATRVSVHTAAAHPTESPDKEFEREFNGLISSDQHPDRRQPHKAEFKRGKGVSVERAEQLCAKAPDAAACIAQQTKEPVLPTTTRRRAALIGVLAQGPVLPFVKGTYRHLLRDEELLPEDGGPSYVSASYVKFIGASGSKAVPVPAFASDAEYRELFEALDGLILPGGEAAINEPSAAYYRAARLFLDWAKEANDSGRYFPVFGICLGFEAMLIWGSGGRFDYFTTDDYRNLDRSRRLTLLPGALEARFFGGRGFSSSEAGDFDSSSDGRLSGDRDARPSPPGASAALPHARSAEEDVSPGLLGDIEAPAAAGNDLGELDDTPGRGSAQEALEVQEPAPGRRLLLLQRGASLGVPPGTRSGGDGGTGMASARVTLVQPLLDGRKRSVAAVSFSAAVSPSAAPVPRRARTSQEGGKPRRSPAEDLRDSGASPESQTARTHRHETEDANSTGSPFFVLSREREADVKEVDDLQIDDLDGAGAAGSADDDLHLVTEEPTGVSPSLEGAEDLFEGGGDALQNVTRAEAIAALLQEQPSSYFHHHRRMTRVEFESDPHLTKNFQLVATARVGDGSNPDGSDEIVAIVEAKGYPFYGFQHHPEKPLFEHCPVAQIPHDMVSRMISLYTAAFVGSEANKSPRAAERFDKEWTRLFERRTPFSTSSPDKPYVFEQVYFFSGSEAALRSGERKEETRGNRLQRLTS; the protein is encoded by the exons ATGCCTCGCTCAGGCGGATCTTTCGGGAAGGCGTCCTACCTTGCCGGTGAGGGGGGCCTCTTGGACACGtgccgcgccggcagtcAGCGTCGTGGCGGCCATTTTCTGCGATGCTCtcgcgcgtgggcgccgaGAAGGCTCGCTTCGCTGCTCCAGCTTTCTGTAGCCGCCTTAATTCTCAGCACATGCGTATTCGATCGTGTCCCGGTCGTAGCAGTCGGAGGAAAAGCCGCCACGCGGGTGTCCGTGCACACGGCCGCGGCACACCCTACAGAGAGCCCAGACAAGGAATTCGAGCGCGAGTTCAATGGGCTTATCTCCAGCGATCAGCATCCCGACCGTCGACAGCCTCACAAGGCTGAGTTCAAGCGGGGGAAGGGAGTGTCTGTGGAACGCGCGGAGCAACTCTGTGCAAAGGCTCCAGATGCGGCGGCATGCATCGCGCAGCAGACCAAAGAACCGGTGCTTCCGACGACCACCCGCCGCAGAGCAGCTCTGATCGGAG TCCTCGCTCAAGGGCCTGTTTTGCCTTTCGTTAAGGGCACGTATCGGCATTTGTTACGCGACGAAGAGCTGCTGCCTGAGGACGGCGGCCCTTCGTATGTCAGCGCCTCCTACGTCAAGTTCATCGGAGCTAGTGGAAGCAAA GCTGTGCCCGTGCCTGCGTTCGCGTCGGATGCGGAGTACCGGGAACTGTTTGAAGCACTCGACGGTCTTATTCTTCCTGGAGGAGAGGCTGCCATCAACGAACCGAGCGCAGCTTACTACCGAGCAGCCCGTCTCTTTCTCGACTGGGCAAAAGAG gcgaacgACTCGGGGCGCTACTTTCCTGTTTTCGGCATTTGCCTGGGCTTTGAGGCCATGCTCATCTGGGGCAGTGGCGGCCGCTTCGACTACTTTACTACCGACGACTACCGAAACCTGGATCGCAGTCGGCGCCTGACGCTTCTTCCTGGCGCCTTAGAGgctcgcttcttcggcggccgggggttttcttcttccgagGCGGGCGACTTCGACTCCTCGTCTGACGGTCGCTTATCTGGCGatcgcgacgcgcggccgagtccgccaggcgcctccgctgctctCCCGCACGCGAGATCCGCAGAAGAAGATGTGTCTCCGGGGCTCCTGGGGGACATcgaggcgccggctgctgctggcaACGACCTGGGGGAGCTAGACGACACACCAGGCCGCGGATCTGCTcaggaggcgctcgaggtTCAAGAGCCCGCGCCTGGTCGCAGGCTGCTTCTCCTGCAGAGGGGGGCGAGTCTAGGCGTGCCGCCCGGtacgcgaagcggaggcgacggcggaacgGGAATGGCGTCGGCTCGCGTAACCTTGGTGCAGCCTCTGCTTGACGGAAGGAAACGGTCTGTCGCTGCggtctccttctctgcggccgtCTCTCCGTCCGCAGCACCcgtgccgcgacgcgcgcggactTCTCAAGAAGGGGGGAAGCCACGCCGATCGCCTGCCGAAGACCTGCGGGAttcgggcgcgtcgccggagAGCCAGACAGCGCGGACGCACAGACACGAGACGGAGGACGCGAACTCGACAGGTAGCCCCTTTTTCGTCCTCAGTCGTGAGCGGGAAGCGGACGTGAAGGAGGTTGACGATCTGCAGATCGACGACCTGGACGGTGCGGGTGCGGCGGGGTCGGCGGACGACGATCTGCACCTCGTCACAGAAGAACCAACTGGCGTGTCGCCAAGCCTGGAAGGAGCCGAAGACCTATTTGAGGGAGGTggagacgcgctgcagaaTGTCACGAGGGCCGAAGCGATCGCTGCACTGCTCCAGGAACAGCCGTCGTCATACTTCCATCATCACCGCCGGATGACGCGTGTCGAGTTCGAAAGCGACCCGCACCTGACGAAGAACTTCCAACTGGTCGCCACCGCGCGTGTGGGAGACGGCTCAAATCCAGACGGAAGCGACGAGATTGTCGCCATCGTGGAGGCCAAAGG ATATCCTTTTTACGGCTTCCAGCACCACCCGGAGAAGCCTCTTTTCGAGCACTGCCCTGTGGCGCAGATTCCGCACGACATGGTGTCGCGGATGATCTCGCTGTACACTGCGGCGTTCGTtggaagcgaggcgaacaagtcgccgcgcgcagcggagcgaTTCGACAAGGAGTGGACCCGTCTGTTTGAGCGCCGCACGCCGTTCAGCACTTCGTCGCCAGACAAACCTTACGTTTTTGAGCAAGTATACTTCTTCTCGGGCTCCGAGGCTGCACTCCGCAGTGGCGAGCGCAAGGAAGAGACACGCGGAaaccgcctgcagaggctgaCGAGCTAG